In a genomic window of Nocardiopsis mwathae:
- a CDS encoding pilin has protein sequence MSVLVGDGTPALADGVEEPGVDDLDSVITNIRNWLVGLLVALATLLLTIGGLRYLLAGGDPGEVSKAKDTLKFSALGYGVAILAPLLVQILRGFVGLDS, from the coding sequence GTGAGCGTTCTCGTTGGCGATGGCACCCCGGCACTGGCCGATGGGGTTGAGGAGCCCGGCGTTGATGACCTGGACTCGGTCATCACCAACATCAGGAACTGGCTCGTAGGGCTCCTCGTCGCGCTCGCCACCCTGCTTCTGACCATCGGTGGTCTGCGCTACCTGCTGGCAGGCGGCGACCCGGGGGAGGTCAGCAAAGCGAAGGACACGCTCAAGTTCTCGGCACTGGGCTACGGCGTAGCGATTCTGGCACCGCTCCTGGTGCAGATCCTCCGCGGCTTCGTCGGACTGGACAGCTAG
- a CDS encoding DNA methyltransferase codes for MNSPYYADATTTILVGDALDVLADMPDSSVDCVVTSPPYWGLRDYGHPEQYGAEPTPQEYLATLCEVFSEVHRVLADDGTLWINVGDRYAANSDGFQRGPDFHDRQPLIRPASDVAPKNLLGLPWRLALTLQARGWILRNAIIWHKPNAMPESVTDRLSCRYEHIFLLVKQRRYRFDLDAIRQPYTGERELSRRSRRGGSRPTSISTPWPPNGAERMTEERGGSSARRGTEYCGKYTGADAAFGGKPHGVRMLPSGARHAAAHPKGRNPGDVWSISTRPFRHAHFAVFPIDIPLRAIAAGCREHGTVLDPFAGAGTTLLAAEQHGRHAVGIEINPAYADLAIARLRRARAEKGSGR; via the coding sequence GTGAACTCCCCCTACTACGCGGATGCGACCACCACGATCCTGGTGGGTGACGCCTTGGACGTGCTCGCCGATATGCCCGACAGCTCGGTGGACTGCGTGGTGACCTCGCCGCCCTACTGGGGACTGCGCGACTACGGGCATCCCGAACAGTACGGAGCCGAACCAACGCCACAGGAGTACCTCGCGACACTCTGCGAAGTGTTCTCCGAGGTCCACCGAGTACTCGCCGACGACGGCACCCTGTGGATCAACGTCGGCGACCGTTACGCCGCCAACTCTGACGGCTTCCAGCGCGGGCCGGACTTCCACGATCGGCAACCCCTCATCCGTCCCGCCTCGGACGTGGCACCGAAGAACCTCCTCGGCCTGCCGTGGAGACTCGCGTTGACCCTGCAAGCCCGGGGCTGGATCCTTCGCAACGCCATCATCTGGCACAAGCCCAACGCCATGCCCGAATCGGTGACGGACCGGCTCTCCTGCCGCTACGAACACATCTTTCTCCTCGTCAAGCAGAGAAGGTACCGCTTCGACCTCGATGCGATTCGCCAGCCCTACACCGGCGAGCGAGAGCTGTCCCGACGAAGCCGTCGCGGCGGAAGCCGGCCCACCTCGATCTCCACCCCGTGGCCGCCCAACGGGGCGGAGCGGATGACGGAAGAACGCGGTGGTTCCAGTGCGCGACGGGGCACGGAGTACTGCGGTAAGTACACCGGTGCTGATGCGGCGTTCGGCGGTAAGCCCCATGGCGTCCGGATGCTGCCGAGCGGGGCCCGGCATGCCGCGGCGCATCCCAAAGGGAGGAACCCGGGGGACGTGTGGTCCATCTCCACCCGTCCGTTCCGCCACGCGCATTTCGCTGTCTTCCCCATCGATATCCCGCTGCGCGCCATCGCAGCGGGTTGCCGTGAGCACGGCACCGTGCTCGATCCCTTCGCAGGCGCCGGTACCACCCTGCTCGCCGCCGAGCAGCATGGTCGGCATGCCGTCGGCATCGAGATCAACCCTGCCTATGCCGATCTGGCGATCGCCCGACTGCGCCGGGCGCGTGCCGAGAAGGGAAGTGGGAGGTGA
- a CDS encoding M20/M25/M40 family metallo-hydrolase, with amino-acid sequence MTGDREGLSPAEVEVVDLCRELIAIDTSNYGDHSGPGERAAAEYVAEKLDEVGVESRIYEKHPGRSSVVARISGTDSTRPPLLIHGHLDVVPADAADWTHHPFSGEIADGCVWGRGAVDMKDMDAMVLSVLRQRMREGRLPPRDIVLAFLADEEAGGSWGAQWLVDEHPDLFADCSEAISEVGGFSFTVDGDRRLYLIETAEKGIAWMRLTARGTAGHGSMVNDDNAVTELAEAVARLGRHEFPIRLTKTVRTFLEEVCEAFGIEFDENDVEATVARLGPIASMIGATLRHTLNPTVLSGGYKANVIPGTATAEVDGRFLPGMEEEYFAEIDRLLGPKVDREFIHHLPAVETEFEGGIVSAMADSLLAEDPGARAVPYCLSGGTDAKSFQRLGIRNYGFAPLRLPPELNFAGMFHGVDERVPVDGLRFGVRVLDRFIEAS; translated from the coding sequence GTGACGGGAGACAGGGAGGGCCTGAGTCCGGCCGAGGTGGAGGTCGTTGACCTCTGCCGGGAGCTCATCGCCATCGACACCTCCAACTACGGGGACCACTCCGGGCCGGGGGAGCGGGCGGCGGCGGAGTATGTGGCCGAGAAGTTGGACGAGGTCGGGGTCGAGTCCAGGATCTATGAGAAGCATCCGGGCCGGAGCAGTGTGGTGGCGCGGATCTCCGGGACCGATTCCACACGGCCGCCGCTGCTGATCCACGGGCACCTGGATGTGGTGCCGGCCGACGCCGCCGACTGGACGCACCACCCCTTCTCCGGGGAGATCGCCGACGGCTGTGTCTGGGGCCGCGGGGCCGTGGACATGAAGGACATGGACGCGATGGTGCTCTCCGTGCTGCGGCAGCGCATGCGCGAAGGGCGCCTCCCGCCGCGGGACATCGTGCTCGCGTTCCTGGCCGACGAGGAGGCCGGGGGTTCGTGGGGCGCGCAGTGGCTGGTGGACGAGCACCCCGATCTTTTCGCCGACTGCAGTGAGGCGATCAGTGAGGTGGGCGGTTTCAGCTTCACCGTCGACGGCGACCGGCGGCTGTACCTGATCGAGACCGCGGAGAAGGGCATCGCGTGGATGCGGTTGACCGCGCGCGGGACCGCCGGGCACGGGTCGATGGTCAATGACGACAACGCCGTCACCGAGCTCGCCGAAGCCGTCGCGCGCCTCGGGCGGCACGAGTTCCCGATCCGGTTGACCAAGACGGTCCGCACCTTCCTGGAGGAAGTGTGCGAGGCGTTCGGTATCGAGTTCGACGAGAACGACGTCGAGGCCACCGTGGCCCGCCTCGGCCCCATCGCCAGCATGATCGGGGCCACCCTCCGCCACACGCTCAACCCCACGGTTCTCAGCGGCGGCTACAAGGCCAACGTCATCCCCGGCACCGCCACCGCCGAGGTGGACGGCCGCTTCCTCCCCGGGATGGAAGAGGAGTACTTCGCCGAGATCGACCGGCTCCTCGGCCCCAAGGTCGACCGCGAGTTCATCCACCACCTCCCGGCCGTGGAGACGGAGTTCGAGGGCGGCATCGTCAGTGCCATGGCGGACTCCCTCCTCGCCGAGGACCCCGGTGCCAGGGCCGTCCCCTACTGCCTGTCCGGCGGCACCGACGCCAAGAGCTTCCAGCGGCTCGGCATCCGCAACTACGGGTTCGCGCCGCTGAGGCTGCCCCCCGAACTGAACTTCGCCGGAATGTTCCACGGCGTCGACGAGCGCGTGCCGGTGGACGGGCTGCGCTTCGGCGTCCGGGTGCTGGACCGGTTCATCGAGGCGAGTTGA
- a CDS encoding DUF5703 family protein, producing the protein MFEYEYRELRFPRGTSRGAARQALSEHAEYGRWELARVRLYSDGSRRVTLRRRIIRQIRTM; encoded by the coding sequence ATGTTCGAGTACGAATACCGCGAACTCCGCTTCCCGCGCGGCACGTCGCGCGGCGCGGCCCGGCAGGCCCTGTCCGAGCACGCCGAGTACGGGAGGTGGGAACTGGCCCGGGTGCGGCTGTATTCCGATGGCAGCAGGCGTGTCACGTTGCGGCGGAGGATCATCCGGCAGATCCGCACCATGTGA
- the topA gene encoding type I DNA topoisomerase, whose translation MPPTKGSAGKNGSKDTGRHGGGNRLVIVESPAKVKTIAGYLGPGYVVESSIGHIRDLPTKAAEIPARYKGEPWAKLGVNVDHEFEPLYVVHTEKKSHLKRLKELVAEADELLLATDEDREGEAIAWHLLEELKPKIPVKRMVFNEITRDAIRNAAENTRDLNLRLVDAQETRRILDRLYGYEVSPVLWKKVMPKLSAGRVQSVAARLVVERERERIAFTSAEYWGLKSVFDAAGTAGGADPSTFTANLASVDGARVAVGRDFTSTGELRTDKGVLHLDEAAARGLAERLASADFSVGSVERKPYKRSPYAPFRTTTMQQEASRKLGFSSKQAMQVAQRLYENGFITYMRTDSTTLSDSAIAAARDQVTRLYGADYLPPKPRLYAGKVKNAQEAHEAIRPAGDTFRTPAETGLTGAEFRLYELIWKRTVASQMKDAVGESVTVKIHGTSTAGELAEFSATGKIITFHGFLKAYVEGSDDPDAELDDRERRLPPVDEGDPLKALGIEAEGHSTRPPARYTEATLVKELEDREIGRPSTYTPTIGTILDRGYVFKKGSALVPSFLAFAVVQLLERHFGHLVDYEFTARMEDALDAIARGEAERVPWLRRFYFGEEQEAGLKELVGDQLGEIDPKEVSSFPVPDSDIVMRVGRYGPYMEWEGRRVNVPEDMAPDELTREKAEELFAQPSGDRELGTDPETGRTIVAKSGRFGPYVTEVLEEPEAPAEGEAKPKGKAKSKASAPKPRTSSLLKSMSLETVTLEDALKLLSLPRVVGEIEGEEVTAQNGRFGPYLKKGTDSRSLETEEQMFTVTIEEATEIFAKPKQRGRRAAAPPLRELGEDPETGKPMVVKDGRFGPYVTDGETNASLRKGDEVESITVERAAELLADRRAKAPAKKTTAKKTTAKKAPAKKTATAKKTTAKTNGSSARSGADQAS comes from the coding sequence GTGCCACCCACGAAGGGCAGCGCCGGTAAGAACGGCTCGAAGGACACTGGACGCCACGGCGGCGGTAACCGGCTCGTCATCGTCGAGTCGCCGGCCAAGGTCAAGACCATCGCCGGTTATCTGGGCCCGGGGTACGTCGTCGAGTCCAGCATCGGCCACATCCGCGACCTGCCGACCAAGGCGGCCGAGATCCCGGCCCGCTACAAGGGTGAGCCGTGGGCCAAGCTCGGCGTGAACGTCGACCACGAGTTCGAGCCGCTCTACGTGGTGCACACGGAGAAGAAGTCGCACCTCAAGCGGCTCAAGGAACTGGTGGCCGAGGCCGACGAACTCCTCCTCGCCACAGACGAGGACCGCGAGGGCGAGGCCATCGCCTGGCACCTGCTCGAAGAGCTCAAGCCGAAGATCCCGGTCAAGCGCATGGTGTTCAACGAGATCACCCGCGACGCCATCCGCAACGCCGCCGAGAACACCCGCGACCTCAACCTGCGGCTCGTCGACGCGCAGGAGACCCGCCGCATCCTCGACCGCCTCTACGGCTACGAGGTGTCCCCGGTGCTGTGGAAGAAGGTCATGCCGAAGCTGTCGGCGGGCCGCGTCCAGTCGGTGGCGGCCCGGCTGGTGGTCGAGCGCGAGCGCGAGCGCATCGCCTTCACCTCGGCCGAGTACTGGGGACTGAAGTCGGTCTTCGACGCTGCCGGTACCGCAGGGGGCGCCGACCCCTCCACCTTCACCGCCAACCTCGCCTCGGTCGACGGCGCGCGCGTGGCCGTGGGCCGCGACTTCACCTCCACCGGTGAGCTGCGCACCGACAAGGGCGTGCTGCACCTCGACGAGGCGGCAGCGCGCGGCCTGGCCGAACGCCTGGCCAGCGCCGACTTCTCGGTCGGCTCGGTGGAACGCAAGCCCTACAAGCGCTCCCCCTACGCCCCGTTCCGCACCACCACCATGCAGCAGGAGGCCTCGCGCAAGCTGGGCTTCTCCTCGAAGCAGGCCATGCAGGTGGCACAGCGCCTGTACGAGAACGGCTTCATCACCTACATGCGTACCGACAGCACCACGCTGTCGGACAGCGCCATCGCGGCCGCCCGTGACCAGGTCACCCGCCTCTACGGTGCCGACTACCTGCCGCCGAAGCCTCGGCTGTACGCGGGCAAGGTGAAGAACGCCCAGGAGGCGCACGAGGCCATCCGTCCGGCCGGGGACACCTTCCGGACCCCGGCCGAGACCGGGCTGACCGGCGCGGAGTTCCGGCTGTACGAGCTCATCTGGAAGCGCACCGTCGCCTCCCAGATGAAGGACGCCGTGGGCGAGTCGGTGACCGTGAAGATCCACGGCACCTCCACCGCCGGTGAGCTGGCCGAGTTCAGCGCCACCGGAAAGATCATCACCTTCCACGGCTTCCTCAAGGCCTACGTCGAGGGTTCCGACGACCCCGACGCCGAGCTCGACGACCGCGAGCGGCGCCTCCCGCCGGTCGACGAGGGCGACCCCCTCAAGGCGCTGGGCATCGAAGCCGAGGGCCACAGCACCCGTCCGCCGGCGCGCTACACCGAGGCGACGCTGGTCAAGGAGCTCGAAGACCGCGAGATCGGCCGCCCCTCCACCTACACGCCGACCATCGGCACCATCCTCGACCGCGGTTACGTGTTCAAGAAGGGCTCGGCCCTGGTGCCGTCCTTCCTGGCGTTCGCGGTCGTGCAGCTGCTGGAGCGGCACTTCGGCCACCTGGTCGACTACGAGTTCACCGCCCGCATGGAGGACGCGCTCGACGCCATCGCCCGCGGCGAGGCCGAGCGCGTGCCCTGGCTGCGCCGCTTCTACTTCGGTGAGGAGCAGGAGGCCGGGCTCAAGGAGCTGGTCGGCGACCAGCTCGGGGAGATCGACCCCAAGGAGGTCAGCTCCTTCCCGGTGCCCGACAGCGACATCGTCATGCGCGTCGGCCGCTACGGCCCCTACATGGAGTGGGAGGGCCGCCGCGTCAACGTGCCGGAGGACATGGCGCCCGACGAACTCACCCGGGAGAAGGCCGAGGAGCTGTTCGCCCAGCCCAGCGGCGACCGCGAACTGGGCACCGACCCGGAGACCGGGCGCACCATCGTCGCCAAGAGCGGCCGGTTCGGCCCGTACGTGACCGAGGTCCTGGAGGAGCCCGAGGCACCCGCCGAGGGCGAGGCCAAGCCGAAGGGCAAGGCGAAGTCGAAGGCCTCCGCCCCCAAACCGCGCACGTCCTCCCTGCTCAAGTCGATGTCGCTGGAGACCGTCACGCTTGAGGACGCGCTGAAGCTGCTGTCCCTGCCGCGCGTCGTCGGCGAGATCGAGGGCGAGGAGGTCACCGCGCAGAACGGCCGCTTCGGCCCCTACCTGAAGAAGGGCACCGACAGCCGCTCGCTGGAGACCGAGGAGCAGATGTTCACGGTCACCATCGAGGAGGCCACGGAGATCTTCGCCAAGCCGAAGCAGCGGGGCCGCCGCGCCGCCGCGCCGCCGCTGCGTGAGCTCGGCGAGGACCCGGAGACCGGAAAGCCGATGGTGGTCAAGGACGGCCGGTTCGGCCCGTACGTGACCGACGGCGAGACCAACGCCTCCCTGCGCAAGGGCGACGAGGTCGAGTCGATCACCGTGGAGCGCGCCGCCGAACTCCTCGCCGACCGCCGCGCCAAGGCCCCGGCGAAGAAGACCACCGCCAAGAAGACCACCGCCAAGAAGGCGCCGGCCAAGAAGACCGCGACCGCCAAGAAGACGACGGCGAAGACGAACGGGAGCAGCGCCCGCAGCGGCGCCGACCAGGCGTCCTGA
- the tmk gene encoding dTMP kinase, producing the protein MSRSAPPGAPDEAHGVPDVLSITPFRRLWVSLSLSGLGDWLGLLALMSLAAILTRDSGPFAQYAAVSGVAALRLAPPILLSPFAGVLVDRADRRLTMVVGDALRALLLVSVPIVGRVDWLLAAAFATAIAALLWTPAKDALAADMVPTAKLRQADRVGRITLYGTAPVAAALFALLAAVSAVLAGLFPVLGAPAADIALYAAGAAYLAAAVVDWGLPGAKPGVSAHGSGGPVLPGAPAQPPSAPAAAPQAPRTPQPPRTPPTAAVEIPGGEEKTEQIAPLSTDDERTEEITPLGAGEETTEQIPHVGAGERATEQVPQVGAGEETTERIPHTGAGEEATERIPAAGAAAAGGQALPPQAPPPQAPTPAAGPQPGRPGGPGPSGPARSPQAPPRSAAAPGRAPENLLRTFADGVRFAGTTPLVRGLLLGMLGVFAASAAVLGVGRIFTDRLSAGNAGFALLFAAVTAGIALGVYVGPRVLRAFSRRRLFGLSVGLAGAALVLTGLVPNMVLAAVLSTVVGTGVGIAWVIGTSLLGQEIEGEVRERTLAYLRTAAHVLLAIVLVVAPLVAGLIGDHRLDVRDLGYDVLGTGMVLVLAGLAVLLVAVVSYRQIDEGAEVPLLTELIAVLRGVPVGPVKAEEKLPGTFIVLEGGEGAGKSTQARQLSIWLRDEGFEVVTTREPGSTKLGMRLRALLLDKEQTGMSPRAEALLYAADRADHVSRVIRPALRRGAIVISDRYVDSTLAYQGAGRELHVGEIRRINEWATDELVPDLTVLLDVPPSAGLARLGGTTDRIEAESEDFHDRVRSGFRELAESEPERYLVVDGRSPQEEVTRQIQRRIRPILPDPVPQDAEAITGMMPIIKEQ; encoded by the coding sequence ATGAGCAGATCTGCACCCCCCGGAGCGCCGGACGAGGCGCACGGTGTCCCCGACGTCCTCTCGATCACACCCTTCCGCCGGTTGTGGGTCTCGCTTTCGCTGTCCGGACTCGGCGACTGGCTCGGCCTGCTGGCACTGATGTCCCTGGCCGCCATCCTGACCCGCGACAGCGGCCCGTTCGCGCAGTACGCGGCGGTCAGCGGCGTCGCCGCGCTCAGACTGGCGCCGCCGATCCTGCTCAGCCCGTTCGCCGGAGTGCTGGTCGACCGCGCCGATCGCCGCCTGACCATGGTGGTCGGCGACGCGCTGCGCGCCCTGCTGCTCGTGTCCGTCCCCATCGTCGGCCGCGTCGACTGGCTGCTCGCCGCCGCCTTCGCGACCGCGATCGCCGCTCTGCTGTGGACCCCGGCCAAGGACGCGCTGGCCGCCGACATGGTGCCCACGGCCAAGCTGCGGCAGGCCGACCGGGTCGGCCGGATCACCCTGTACGGGACCGCGCCGGTGGCCGCGGCGCTGTTCGCGCTGCTGGCGGCCGTCAGCGCGGTGCTCGCCGGGCTGTTCCCCGTCCTGGGCGCCCCGGCGGCCGACATCGCGCTCTATGCCGCCGGTGCCGCCTACCTTGCGGCGGCCGTCGTCGACTGGGGCCTGCCGGGCGCGAAGCCGGGCGTGTCCGCTCACGGGTCGGGCGGCCCGGTCCTGCCCGGCGCCCCGGCGCAGCCGCCGAGTGCGCCCGCTGCGGCCCCTCAGGCCCCGCGGACACCGCAGCCGCCGCGGACACCCCCGACCGCGGCCGTCGAGATCCCCGGAGGCGAGGAGAAGACCGAGCAGATCGCCCCGCTCTCCACGGACGACGAGCGCACCGAGGAGATCACCCCCCTCGGCGCCGGCGAGGAGACCACCGAGCAGATCCCGCACGTCGGCGCGGGGGAGCGGGCCACCGAACAGGTTCCGCAGGTCGGCGCGGGCGAGGAGACCACCGAACGCATCCCGCACACCGGTGCCGGCGAGGAGGCCACGGAGCGGATCCCGGCGGCGGGGGCGGCCGCTGCGGGCGGGCAGGCCCTGCCCCCCCAGGCCCCGCCGCCGCAGGCCCCCACGCCCGCGGCCGGCCCGCAGCCCGGCCGCCCGGGTGGGCCGGGACCGTCCGGACCCGCGCGGTCCCCGCAGGCGCCGCCGCGGTCGGCGGCCGCCCCCGGCCGCGCCCCGGAGAACCTGCTGCGCACGTTCGCCGACGGCGTCCGGTTCGCCGGAACCACCCCGCTGGTGCGCGGGCTGCTGCTGGGCATGCTCGGTGTGTTCGCGGCGAGCGCCGCCGTGCTCGGTGTCGGCCGGATCTTCACCGACCGCCTGTCCGCGGGCAACGCCGGGTTCGCCCTCCTGTTCGCCGCCGTCACCGCAGGCATCGCACTGGGCGTGTACGTCGGCCCGCGGGTGCTGCGCGCCTTCAGCCGCCGGCGGCTGTTCGGCCTGAGCGTCGGCCTCGCCGGCGCCGCACTGGTCCTCACCGGCCTCGTCCCGAACATGGTGCTGGCGGCCGTGCTGAGCACCGTCGTCGGAACGGGTGTCGGCATCGCCTGGGTCATCGGCACCTCGCTGCTCGGCCAGGAGATCGAAGGAGAGGTCCGCGAGCGCACCCTGGCCTACCTGCGCACCGCCGCGCACGTGCTGCTGGCGATCGTGCTCGTCGTGGCGCCGCTGGTGGCCGGCCTCATCGGGGACCACCGCCTCGACGTCCGTGATCTCGGCTACGACGTCCTGGGCACCGGCATGGTGCTGGTGCTCGCCGGCCTGGCGGTCCTCCTGGTCGCGGTGGTCTCCTACCGGCAGATCGACGAGGGCGCGGAGGTGCCGCTGCTCACCGAGCTCATCGCGGTGCTGCGCGGGGTCCCGGTCGGGCCGGTGAAGGCCGAGGAGAAGCTCCCGGGCACCTTCATCGTCCTGGAGGGCGGCGAGGGCGCAGGGAAGTCCACGCAGGCCCGCCAGCTGTCGATCTGGCTGCGCGACGAGGGCTTCGAGGTGGTCACCACCCGCGAACCGGGCTCCACCAAGCTCGGGATGCGGCTGCGCGCGCTGCTGCTCGACAAGGAGCAGACGGGCATGTCCCCGCGGGCCGAGGCGCTGCTGTACGCGGCCGACCGGGCCGACCACGTCTCCCGGGTGATCCGTCCGGCACTGCGCCGCGGCGCGATCGTCATCAGCGACCGCTACGTCGACTCCACGCTCGCCTACCAGGGCGCCGGGCGCGAGCTGCACGTGGGGGAGATCCGCCGGATCAACGAGTGGGCCACCGACGAGCTGGTGCCGGACCTCACGGTGCTGCTCGACGTACCGCCGTCGGCCGGGCTGGCCCGGCTCGGCGGAACCACCGACCGCATCGAGGCGGAGTCCGAGGACTTCCACGACCGGGTCCGCTCCGGGTTCCGCGAGCTGGCCGAGAGCGAGCCCGAGCGCTACCTGGTCGTCGACGGCCGGTCCCCGCAGGAGGAGGTCACCCGGCAGATCCAGCGCCGCATCCGGCCGATCCTGCCCGACCCGGTCCCGCAGGACGCCGAGGCCATCACCGGCATGATGCCGATCATCAAGGAGCAGTAG
- a CDS encoding DNA polymerase III subunit delta', translated as MSVFDDLVGQDAVVEQLRSAVSAAEEQLAGGAGAGMTHAWLFTGPPGSGRAEAARAFAAALQCPEGGCGHCDSCHQVLTGTHADVLYVKPSGLSFGVASTRELVLQAASSASGGRFRVVLFEDADRATEAASNALLKAVEEPSPRTVWLLCTPTAEDMLVTIRSRCRLVTLRTPTTQAVVDALVHRDGVDPATAAEAARASAGQIERARRLATDEEARRHRSEVLALPARLDGLGACVSAAARLYELAEAAAKATTSALDEAEKADLKAAYGEGSTGKGVAKAVRGAAGALKDLEERQKRRATRIKRDTYDVALMDLVAFYRDVLAVQLGAQVELSTASQHADLARVARASSPEATLRRIDAIMECRERIASNVHPQIAMEAMTAALYTG; from the coding sequence ATGAGTGTCTTCGATGACCTGGTGGGCCAGGACGCGGTGGTCGAGCAGCTGCGGTCGGCCGTGAGCGCAGCCGAGGAGCAGCTGGCGGGCGGGGCGGGCGCCGGCATGACGCACGCCTGGCTGTTCACCGGCCCGCCCGGCTCCGGCCGTGCCGAGGCCGCGCGGGCCTTCGCCGCGGCGCTGCAGTGCCCCGAGGGCGGCTGCGGGCACTGCGACTCCTGCCACCAGGTCCTCACCGGGACCCACGCCGACGTGCTCTACGTCAAGCCCAGCGGGCTCAGCTTCGGCGTCGCCTCGACCCGCGAGCTGGTGCTGCAGGCGGCGTCCAGCGCCTCGGGCGGCCGCTTCCGCGTCGTGCTGTTCGAAGACGCCGACCGGGCCACCGAGGCCGCCTCCAACGCCCTTCTGAAGGCCGTCGAGGAGCCCTCCCCGCGCACGGTGTGGCTGCTGTGCACGCCCACCGCCGAGGACATGCTCGTCACCATCCGGTCGCGCTGCCGCCTGGTGACCCTGCGCACGCCCACCACCCAGGCGGTCGTCGACGCTCTGGTCCACCGCGACGGGGTGGACCCGGCCACCGCCGCCGAGGCGGCGCGGGCGTCGGCCGGGCAGATCGAGCGGGCGCGCCGCCTGGCCACGGACGAGGAGGCGCGTCGGCACCGCTCGGAGGTGCTGGCCCTGCCGGCCCGCCTGGACGGGCTGGGCGCGTGCGTGTCGGCCGCCGCGCGCCTCTACGAGCTGGCCGAGGCGGCGGCCAAGGCCACCACCAGCGCCCTGGACGAGGCAGAGAAGGCCGACCTCAAGGCCGCCTACGGTGAGGGGTCCACGGGCAAGGGCGTGGCCAAGGCGGTGCGCGGCGCCGCCGGCGCCCTCAAGGACCTGGAGGAGCGGCAGAAGCGCCGCGCCACCAGGATCAAGCGCGACACCTACGACGTCGCCCTGATGGACCTGGTCGCGTTCTACCGCGACGTGCTGGCCGTCCAGCTGGGTGCCCAGGTCGAGCTGTCGACCGCGAGCCAGCACGCCGATCTGGCGCGGGTCGCCCGCGCTTCCTCGCCCGAGGCGACCCTGCGCCGCATCGACGCCATCATGGAGTGCCGGGAGCGCATCGCCTCCAACGTGCACCCGCAGATCGCCATGGAGGCGATGACGGCCGCGCTCTACACCGGCTGA
- a CDS encoding PSP1 domain-containing protein — protein MMMAVSFERYGRLYYLDPGGLEPSVGDKVLVPTDAGPEVAECVWAPQRVGEDVAGLPVCAGLATAADLARDERNRRRRAEARSAAKRLLRERRVPIKVVGIDYVDSAYLVYFTAARRVDFRGLPRALSRTLGARVELRHVGARDEARLQGGIGSCGRDLCCATFLTGFEPVSLRMAKDQDLPVNPMRISGACGRLMCCLKFEHPLYTGFHSDAPRTGTPVGTPEGDGVVVGHDPPADKVVVRLDDGGRRCSCDRASVCGPRQAYDQARREGASDGNGAQ, from the coding sequence ATGATGATGGCGGTGAGCTTCGAGCGGTACGGGCGGCTCTACTACCTCGACCCCGGGGGCCTGGAGCCGTCGGTCGGCGACAAGGTGCTGGTGCCCACGGACGCCGGGCCGGAGGTGGCCGAGTGCGTCTGGGCGCCGCAGCGGGTCGGCGAGGACGTCGCGGGCCTGCCGGTGTGCGCGGGGCTCGCCACCGCCGCCGACCTCGCGCGCGACGAGCGCAACCGGCGCCGCCGCGCCGAAGCCCGGTCGGCGGCCAAACGGCTGCTGCGGGAGAGGCGGGTGCCCATCAAGGTCGTCGGCATCGACTACGTCGACTCCGCCTACCTCGTCTACTTCACCGCGGCGCGCCGGGTCGACTTCCGCGGCCTGCCCCGGGCGCTCTCGCGGACGCTGGGCGCCCGCGTGGAGCTGCGCCACGTCGGTGCTCGGGACGAGGCCCGGCTGCAGGGCGGGATCGGCTCGTGCGGCCGCGACCTGTGCTGCGCCACCTTCCTGACCGGCTTCGAACCGGTGTCGCTGCGGATGGCCAAGGACCAGGACCTGCCGGTGAATCCCATGCGGATCTCCGGCGCGTGCGGTCGGCTGATGTGCTGCCTGAAGTTCGAACACCCCCTGTACACCGGGTTCCACTCCGACGCCCCTCGGACGGGCACCCCGGTGGGCACGCCCGAGGGCGACGGTGTGGTGGTCGGGCACGACCCGCCCGCCGATAAGGTCGTGGTCCGGCTCGACGACGGCGGTCGGCGGTGCTCCTGCGACCGTGCCTCGGTCTGCGGGCCGCGGCAGGCGTACGACCAGGCACGGCGCGAAGGCGCCTCGGACGGGAACGGAGCCCAGTGA